Genomic DNA from Halobaculum sp. CBA1158:
CGAAAGTCGAGGGCGCGGAGTTGGAGCTTTGCGGCGACTGCTCGGACTTCGGGACCGAGGTCCGCACCGAGAGCTCCTCGTCGGCGTCGACGAAGTACTCGACGTCCTCCTCGGGGTCGTCCGACTCCTCCTCCTCGTCGAGTTCTTCCTCGTCGTCGTCACAGCGCCGCCGCGACATGTTCGACGACATGGAGGCGGTCGCGTCCGACTACGACGACCGCATTCGGCAGGCCCGCGAGGCCACCAGCATGAGCCAGGAGGACCTCGCGAAGGACATCAACGAGAAGGCCTCCGTCATTCGTAAGCTGGAGCGCGGCGACATCCTCCCCTCTGACGACGTGCAGGCGAAACTCGAGAAGAAGCTCGGCATCTCGCTGGTCGAGGGGAAAGACGTCGACGACGCCGACTGGGAGAGCACCTCTTCGGGGAGCATGACCCTCGGCGACGTGGTCAAGCGCAACGACGGCTAACGTTCGCCGCAAACGAATAACGTTCGCCGCGAACAAAGCGACTTTTCGCCCCCCGGCGCGTGCTGTGTCGTGTGACCGACTCCGACACCCTGATCCTCGTCAACCTCAAGGCGTACCCCTGCGATCCCGTCGCGGTCGCGGAGGCGTGCGCGAGCGTCGCCGGCGACACCGGCGCGCGGATCGCCGTCGCCCCGCAGGCGGCCCACCTCGCGGCCGTCGCCGACACCGGCGTCGAGACGTGGGCACAGCACGTCTCGCCGGTCGAACACGGCAGCCACACCGGGTCGACGCTCGCCGAGGCCGTCGCCGACGCGGGCGCGACGGGAACGCTGATCAACCACTCCGAGAACCGCCTGAAGCTGGCCGACATCGACGCCTCCCTGGCCGCCGCCGAGCGCGCCGACCTGGAGACGGTCGTGTGCGCCAACAACCCCGCGCAGTCGGGCGCGGCCGCCGCGCTCGGTCCCGACGCCGTCGCCGTCGAGCCGCCCGAACTCATCGGCGGCGACGTGTCGGTCGCGAGCGCCGACCCGGCGATCGTAGAGGACTCCGTGGCCGCCGTCGAGGCCGTCGACGCCGACGTGGACCTGTTCTGCGGCGCGGGCGTCTCGACCGGCGAGGACGTGGCCGCCGCCGGCGAGTTGGGCGCGACGGGCGTGCTGCTCGCCTCCGGCGTCGCGAAGGCGGACGACCCCGAGGCGGTGCTTCGAGACCTCGTGTCCGGGCTGTAAGCGACTACTCCCGCGTGCGGTTCTGTTCGCGCTCGGCCCGCTCGTCGATCTCCCGGAGCGCCTGCTCCTGCTCGCTCCGGGTGATCCCACCGGCCTCGGCGAAGCGACCCTCGTACTGCCAGTCGGGCACGAGTGACCAGCCGTCGCCCTCGTCGCCCTCCCCGCTCTCACTACCGGGGGCACCCTCGCCACCGAAGACACGGCCCCTCACGATCGTCCGGAGTCGGGCGACCAGGAGCACCGCGACCAGCGCGATCGTCGCCCCGGCGATCGCGATCCCGGCGCGCTCGTCGACGGTCCAGAGCACGGAGGCGACGATCGGGGCGACGAGCAGCGACACGAGGGCCAGCGCGACGGCTCGACGCATCAGTCCACGGTAGACGCGATGGGGCAAAAGGCGTACCGCCGAGCGCGCTCGGTCCGAATCCGACCGGACCGGCGTTCTCGCTCCGAGACGAACGAGAGCTACGCTTGGCGCACGTCGTGTTCGAGGACGCCGACGCCCTCGACCTCGATTTCGACCCGATCGCCGTCCGAGAGCGGGCCCACGCCGGCGGGCGTCCCGGTGGCGACCACGTCGCCGGATTCCAGCGTCAGGTACGTCGTGATCTCCTCGACGAGTTCGGGGATGGAGAACATGAAGTAGTCGCGCGAGGACGACTGCTTCGTCTCGCCGTTCACGCGGAGTTCGACCCCGGCGTCCGCGGGGACGTGTTCGGAGTCGGCGATGCAGGGGCCGATCGGCGCGGAGCCGTCGAACGCCTTACCGCGGACCCAGTTTTGCTCCTGGTTCTGGTCGTCGCGGTTCGACACGTCGTCGAGGCAGGTGAAGCCCGCGACGTAGTCCATCGCGTCCTCGGCGGCGACGTTGCGCGCCTGCTCGCCGATCACGAACGCGATCTCGGCCTCGTGGTCCACGCGCTCTTTCCCGGCCGGGAGGGTGACAGTCGAGTGGGGGTCGGCGACCGAGTTCGGGGGCTTCAGGAACAGCAGCGGCCGGTCCGGGACCTCGTTGCCGAGTTCCTCCGCGTGGTCGGCGTAGTTGCGACCGACGCAGACGATCTTGGACGGCTCACACGGCGCGAGCAGGTCCACGTCGTCGTCCGCCGCGTCGAACGCCTCGCCGGCGGCGGTGACGACGCCGTCGTCGTAGGTACCCGTCCGGACGGTTCCCGCGGGATCGCGGATCCGAGCGTAGCGCATTACCGGAGCGTCGGTCGGCCGGCGTTTAGGCGTTGTGAGACCGGCGAGGCGGACGGGTCGCCGAGCGGTACCGGCCGTCGGCGTCAAGAATCGAATGCGGACCGCGTGGAGCCGGATCGGCCGGCTTACAGCTCGACGGCGCTCTTCTGCCCGAGCGACTGCGGGACCGTGAAGCGGATCTCGGTGGTCGCGCCGGCCATCGTGTTGATCTTGATCGTCACTTCCTCACCCTCCTCGAGGTTCGAGGGGGCGTTGGTGTCACCGAAGCCGTTGTCGTTCAGATCGAACACGATGTTGAAGCGGTCGTCGGGGTCGTTCAGGACGGTCGTCGAGTCGTCGGCGTTCTTCACCGCGACGGTGGAGAACGTCCAGTCTGTGTCGCCGGAGTCCTCGTGAGTGAGCGTCTCAGTACCGTCCGGTCCGATCCAGTTGATCGTCGCGTTCGCGAGGTCGATCTCGCCGGCACCCGGAGCCTGCGTCACGGTCACGTTGACCGTTTTGATGCTGTTCGGATCGGTGCTTTCGTTCACGTTACCGACGGTGACGACCTCCTGGAGCCGGTCGCTGACCTGTTTACTACTCTGTTCGCCCGTTTCCTGTGACTTGCTCTGGAGGAAGCCGGCGGTGTTGATCAGGACGCCGGCGGCGATCGCCGCCACCAGCACCATCGCGATGAACACGATGAGCGTCCCGATTCCCACCTGCCCCCGCTCTTCCTCGTCGGTGATGAACTCGAACATCTTGATCTCTACTCCCACGCGTTCTCACGCGTCGGTTGTCGACGGGGAAGGGGTACCACTACAAATACTTCAGCCGCAAAGAATCAGTTCTGGATCCGAGGGCGTGGGTCAGCGAACAGTCGCGTCGGTGAGCCTCGCGAGACGTTCCGCGGCGTCGTCGTCGAGTCCGGCCTCGGTGACGCGCCAGCGCCAGTTCCCCTCGGCCGTGCCGGGCGTGTTGAACCGGGCGTGGCTGTCGAGGCCGAGCAGGTCCTGCATCGTCGTTACGGCCAGCGTGGCCTCGGAGTTCCACACCGCCTCGATCAGGTCCCACTCGATCTCGACGCCGTCGGTGCCGAGGTTGTAGTGGAGGCACTCGCGTTGTCGGTCGCCGAGCGACTCGTAGTAGCCGACGGCCGTGTCGGTGTCGTGCGTCGACGTGTACGCGACGCAGTCCTCCGGGTAGTGCATCGGCTGGTAGAGGTGTCCCTGCTGGCACCAGTCGGCGTAGTGGGGCACCCGCATCCCAGGGACGTCGAAGGCCTCCCTGAGCGCGGCGCTCTCGGCGTCGAGAAAGCCCAGGTCCTCGGCGACGAACGGGAGCTCGCCGAACGCCTCGCGGACGGTCTCGAAGAAGTCGCGTCCGGGTCCCTCGCGCCA
This window encodes:
- a CDS encoding archaellin/type IV pilin N-terminal domain-containing protein, coding for MFEFITDEEERGQVGIGTLIVFIAMVLVAAIAAGVLINTAGFLQSKSQETGEQSSKQVSDRLQEVVTVGNVNESTDPNSIKTVNVTVTQAPGAGEIDLANATINWIGPDGTETLTHEDSGDTDWTFSTVAVKNADDSTTVLNDPDDRFNIVFDLNDNGFGDTNAPSNLEEGEEVTIKINTMAGATTEIRFTVPQSLGQKSAVEL
- a CDS encoding fumarylacetoacetate hydrolase family protein, coding for MRYARIRDPAGTVRTGTYDDGVVTAAGEAFDAADDDVDLLAPCEPSKIVCVGRNYADHAEELGNEVPDRPLLFLKPPNSVADPHSTVTLPAGKERVDHEAEIAFVIGEQARNVAAEDAMDYVAGFTCLDDVSNRDDQNQEQNWVRGKAFDGSAPIGPCIADSEHVPADAGVELRVNGETKQSSSRDYFMFSIPELVEEITTYLTLESGDVVATGTPAGVGPLSDGDRVEIEVEGVGVLEHDVRQA
- the tpiA gene encoding triose-phosphate isomerase codes for the protein MTDSDTLILVNLKAYPCDPVAVAEACASVAGDTGARIAVAPQAAHLAAVADTGVETWAQHVSPVEHGSHTGSTLAEAVADAGATGTLINHSENRLKLADIDASLAAAERADLETVVCANNPAQSGAAAALGPDAVAVEPPELIGGDVSVASADPAIVEDSVAAVEAVDADVDLFCGAGVSTGEDVAAAGELGATGVLLASGVAKADDPEAVLRDLVSGL
- a CDS encoding multiprotein bridging factor aMBF1 gives rise to the protein MPQCEMCGAEKASLTTTKVEGAELELCGDCSDFGTEVRTESSSSASTKYSTSSSGSSDSSSSSSSSSSSSQRRRDMFDDMEAVASDYDDRIRQAREATSMSQEDLAKDINEKASVIRKLERGDILPSDDVQAKLEKKLGISLVEGKDVDDADWESTSSGSMTLGDVVKRNDG